The DNA region CAGTGGGAGGCGGCTCCAGGCACGCGGCCGGCAGCAGCGGCACCAGCCAGACAAGAGGGAACCAGAGCCGCCGCTGTCCGCCACCGCCCGATGCCAGCCAGCGAGATGAGAGAGGGGAGGCTGCTTTAAGGTAAGGCGAAGGGGACAGCACCGGCACAGCAGCTCCGTTCCGCATGGTCCCTCCCGGGAGACGGGTCACCCTGGCGCCGGCGTAGCGCCCGCGCCCACTCGAGGCCCTCGCGCCTCGCGTCCCGTGTGAACGAGCCCCTGGCCCGTTCCGCCATGCCTGTGCTGGGCCGGGATTATTGAGGATAGGAGGCCGCGCCGCAAGTGGCTGCGCGAAGGCAGCTTTCCCACCAGTCCCGGGCGGCTGGGTGCAGCGGGATGGAGGCCCGGCGCAGCGCAGTGAGGTCGATCTGGCGCACGATTTCATGGGCCCTGGTGAGCTCGGCCCGGCGCCGCAGCAGGACATCCAGCAGGCGTCCCACGACTCGAGCGTCGAGGTCCTCCCGCGCCACGATCCAGTTCATGACGGCGATGCTGGGGAGGCCCCGGTCCACGCCAGGGTAAGCGCCGGCGGGGAGGGCGGCCGCACTGTAGTAGGGATAGCGTTCGACAAGTTTGCGGGCGGCCGTCGAGTCGATGGCGACGAGGTATGCGGTGCGGCTTGCAGTCGCCTCGAGCACGGCTGCCGCGGGGAAGCCTCCGGAGAGGATGGCGGCGTCGATCGCGCCGTCGCGCAAAGCCGCGGCGGATTCACTGAACGAGAGGAAGCGTTTCGATACGTCCTCCTGGCCGAGGCCGGCGGCCTCGAGCACGTGGCGCGCGAGCTGCTCGGTCCCGCTGCCGGCGGCGCCCAGCGAGACTCTGCGGCCGCGCAGCTCCGCCAGTGATTGGATCCCGGAGCCGGCCCGGACCAGCACGTGTGTCGGGTTCGGGTACAGCGGGGCTGCGATGCGGAGTCTCCGGGCCGCCGGGTCCACGCCGTGATACGCCTCGTGCACCGTCGTTCCGATTGCGAAGCCCAGATCCATCTCGCCGCGCAGCACTCGGTTCACGTTCTCCACCGACCCGCCCGTCACCTCCGCCGTGTAGCGCCGGCCGGAGTCCGCCTTCGAGAGCAGGCTGGCCAGTGCGCCACCCAGCGGATAGTAGATCCCGCCCGTTCCCCCCGTGCCGATGCTCAGGAACCGCGCCTCGCCCGAATCCCCCGGGCCGCCACACCCCGCCAGCAAGCTCCCGGCAAGCAGTGCCGCGCACACGGGCAGCCCCGCCCCCGCCCCCTTGCTCCCTTTCGA from Gemmatimonadota bacterium includes:
- a CDS encoding TAXI family TRAP transporter solute-binding subunit gives rise to the protein AAYVVLAALGAPALTALGVPVLAAHLFIFYFGCMSNVTPPVALAAYAAAGMAEAAPLRTAVTATALAAAGFLVPFAFVYGPPLLLDGSAAQVGLAALTGLAGVVALGAAAMGYGNRPLLAWERGALVVAAAALVVPGWATDLFGAGVLAVTLLRPVAAAAWGRGAGAAARTAAGTNPGPGVGSGLASKSGTGTGALPGSGTGPGSKGSKGAGAGLPVCAALLAGSLLAGCGGPGDSGEARFLSIGTGGTGGIYYPLGGALASLLSKADSGRRYTAEVTGGSVENVNRVLRGEMDLGFAIGTTVHEAYHGVDPAARRLRIAAPLYPNPTHVLVRAGSGIQSLAELRGRRVSLGAAGSGTEQLARHVLEAAGLGQEDVSKRFLSFSESAAALRDGAIDAAILSGGFPAAAVLEATASRTAYLVAIDSTAARKLVERYPYYSAAALPAGAYPGVDRGLPSIAVMNWIVAREDLDARVVGRLLDVLLRRRAELTRAHEIVRQIDLTALRRASIPLHPAARDWWESCLRAATCGAASYPQ